The genomic stretch CGTCGGCGGGCCAGGCCACGAGGCGCTCGGCGTCGGGGAAGCGCGCCTCGGTCAGGAAGCGCGCGCGAGGATCGATCACCGTCACGGCGTAGCCGATCTGACGAGCCATCGGCGCGAGGGCCTGCGCGATGTGCACGCCGCCGACGATGAGCAGCGACCAGTCCCGCCCGATCGGCTGGAGGAACCGGCCCCCCTCCACGCGCGCCTCGCCCGGATCGAAGGCGGTCCAGCGCTCTTCGAGTGTCTCCAGATCGACGCTGCGCGTGCCCTCGCCCGGGAGCTCGGTGAGCGGGCTCGCCAGCAGCTCCAGCTCGCCGCCGCAGGGGAGCCCGTGCTGCCACGCCGTGTCGTCGCTGACGCCGACGGTCCAGCGCTGGGGTCCTCTCTCGAGGGAGGCGCGCGCCCGCTCGAGGGCCTCGGCTTCGACGCACCCGCCCGAGACGGAGCCTGCGAACGTGCCGTCCTCGACGACCACCAGCGCGCTGCCGACCGGGCACGGCGCCGAGCCCCAGGTCCGCAGCACGACGACCCAGGCGAGGCGGCGCCCGTCGGCGAGCCAGGAGCGCGCGAGGTCGATGGGA from Sandaracinaceae bacterium encodes the following:
- a CDS encoding XdhC family protein yields the protein MSDPIDLARSWLADGRRLAWVVVLRTWGSAPCPVGSALVVVEDGTFAGSVSGGCVEAEALERARASLERGPQRWTVGVSDDTAWQHGLPCGGELELLASPLTELPGEGTRSVDLETLEERWTAFDPGEARVEGGRFLQPIGRDWSLLIVGGVHIAQALAPMARQIGYAVTVIDPRARFLTEARFPDAERLVAWPADALRERLHSRAAVVVLTHDPKIDDDALRVALPSDAFYVGALGSRRNQAARRERLTPIVGPRMDRLHGPVGLDIGARTPPEIAASILAELIRERRR